One candidate division WWE3 bacterium DNA window includes the following coding sequences:
- the sufC gene encoding Fe-S cluster assembly ATPase SufC yields MLSLLIRNLSVSINEKTLLKDVNLELKPGELLVIEGPNGAGKSSLAAALMGDPSLEVSAKTLSIDGKSLLTLTTKLRAKSGLFLSFQTPVGIPGIKVGNFLLETYLNRSSGPSNTQNFTEELEIYMSLLKLPVNFLERDLNEDFSGGEKKRLEALQMLLIQPKYAILDEIDSGVDRESLTLIEAAIKYLREKHQTGFIIISHYQKFIESLNPNHSYVLKDQTLNLVN; encoded by the coding sequence ATGCTTTCTCTTCTAATCAGAAATCTTTCAGTATCTATCAACGAAAAAACTCTTCTCAAAGATGTTAATTTAGAGTTAAAACCAGGCGAATTACTGGTTATTGAAGGGCCGAATGGGGCCGGGAAGTCTAGTTTGGCCGCCGCTTTGATGGGTGATCCTAGTCTTGAGGTATCTGCTAAAACGCTTAGCATTGATGGAAAGTCACTTCTGACCCTCACTACAAAACTAAGAGCAAAATCCGGCTTATTTTTATCTTTCCAAACTCCGGTTGGCATTCCCGGAATTAAAGTTGGCAATTTTTTATTGGAAACATATTTAAATCGAAGTTCCGGACCTAGTAATACTCAAAACTTTACGGAGGAATTGGAAATTTACATGAGTCTTTTAAAATTGCCGGTTAATTTTTTGGAAAGAGATTTAAATGAAGATTTTAGCGGCGGGGAAAAGAAACGCCTAGAAGCCTTGCAAATGCTATTAATACAACCTAAATACGCAATACTCGATGAAATAGATTCGGGAGTTGATAGAGAATCACTGACTTTAATTGAAGCAGCCATCAAATATCTGCGCGAGAAACATCAAACAGGCTTTATAATTATTTCCCACTATCAAAAGTTCATCGAAAGCCTTAATCCCAACCACTCTTACGTCTTAAAAGATCAAACACTAAATCTCGTCAACTGA
- a CDS encoding metalloregulator ArsR/SmtB family transcription factor, producing the protein MSSTKLNPQCTECFKELGASSKVKIVSALLKNKKPMTVNEFVKLLKLRQPTVSFHLRTLREVGLLTSEKKGRFVYYSLDPKCEKNGKKCFLF; encoded by the coding sequence ATGTCAAGCACTAAATTAAACCCACAATGTACCGAGTGTTTCAAAGAACTGGGCGCTTCCAGTAAGGTTAAAATCGTCTCGGCATTACTTAAGAATAAAAAGCCGATGACGGTTAATGAGTTCGTAAAACTCTTAAAGCTTCGTCAGCCAACTGTTTCTTTCCATTTAAGAACTCTGCGCGAAGTAGGGCTTTTAACGTCCGAAAAGAAAGGCCGCTTTGTGTATTATTCTCTTGACCCCAAATGTGAGAAAAATGGCAAAAAATGCTTTCTCTTCTAA